A DNA window from Haliovirga abyssi contains the following coding sequences:
- a CDS encoding ABC-F family ATP-binding cassette domain-containing protein encodes MALIQFKDIYKAYSGEYVLEDINFTIDNKDRIGVVGVNGCGKTTLVKMILGLEGDEISPETKSKGNMVYKSNIEIGYLSQNFDLDERNTVFEEIVNVYEDIHDKYKEIETLNSEIAIYTGEKQKEKMDMLAKLSFEYEQAEGYSIEYRIKEILNGIDMPEELWNLEISKLSGGQKSRVALAKILLKEPELLILDEPTNHLDLNAIEWLEKFLKGYKNAFLLISHDRYFLDNVTTSIFEIEDKTLHTYKGNFTDFIIQKDMRIKGELREYEKQQEKIKKTEEFIIRYKAGIKAKQARGREKILNRLKRAKRPITEIDKMKLRFEIERNSGEKVLEAFNISKKYGNKKLFENLNFTIYRGEKIGIIGKNGVGKSTLLKMITELEDENGEFKIGVNVKIGFYDQQHKNLNLNDTILEEIMSDLTITEEKARMIASQFLFEDEDINKKIKDLSGGEKARVSFIKIMREKPNFLILDEPTNHLDIYSKEVLIESLKNYEGTLIVVSHDRYFLESLIEVIYLLDKNGLEKFSGNYEAYKNRGKIKKKVEKKDNSYAEQKKIKSEIKIKENRLKKVERLIEELEGKKDELEKEYEKAGRENSYDKLIELQTQIEELDENILENMEEWEELEEFFKNI; translated from the coding sequence ATGGCTTTAATACAATTTAAAGATATTTATAAAGCATATAGTGGGGAATATGTTTTGGAAGACATAAATTTTACTATAGATAATAAAGATAGAATAGGAGTTGTGGGAGTTAATGGATGTGGAAAAACAACTCTTGTAAAGATGATATTAGGATTAGAAGGAGATGAAATTTCGCCTGAAACAAAATCTAAAGGAAATATGGTTTATAAAAGTAATATAGAAATAGGATATCTTTCGCAAAATTTTGATTTGGATGAGAGAAATACTGTTTTTGAAGAGATTGTGAATGTATATGAGGATATTCATGATAAATATAAAGAGATTGAGACTTTAAATAGTGAAATAGCTATATATACTGGAGAAAAACAGAAAGAAAAAATGGATATGTTGGCAAAATTATCTTTTGAATATGAGCAGGCGGAAGGATATAGTATAGAATATAGAATAAAAGAGATTTTAAATGGAATAGATATGCCAGAGGAGCTGTGGAATCTAGAAATATCTAAATTAAGTGGAGGTCAAAAAAGTAGAGTGGCATTAGCTAAAATTTTATTAAAAGAGCCAGAACTATTAATATTAGATGAACCTACCAACCATTTAGATTTAAATGCAATAGAATGGCTTGAAAAATTTTTAAAAGGGTATAAAAACGCATTTTTATTGATTTCGCATGATAGATATTTTTTAGACAACGTAACAACTTCTATATTTGAAATAGAAGATAAAACTTTGCATACATACAAAGGAAATTTTACAGATTTTATTATTCAAAAAGATATGAGGATAAAAGGGGAACTACGAGAATATGAAAAACAGCAAGAAAAGATAAAGAAAACTGAGGAATTTATAATAAGATATAAAGCAGGAATAAAAGCAAAACAAGCAAGAGGAAGAGAAAAAATATTAAATAGATTAAAAAGGGCTAAGAGACCAATAACAGAAATAGATAAAATGAAATTGAGATTTGAAATTGAAAGAAATTCTGGAGAGAAAGTGTTGGAAGCTTTTAATATTTCTAAAAAATATGGGAATAAAAAACTGTTTGAAAATTTAAATTTTACAATATATAGAGGAGAAAAAATAGGAATAATAGGAAAAAATGGTGTTGGAAAATCGACGTTGCTTAAAATGATAACAGAATTAGAAGATGAAAATGGAGAATTTAAAATTGGAGTTAATGTTAAAATTGGGTTTTATGACCAACAACACAAAAATTTAAATTTAAATGATACAATATTAGAAGAAATTATGAGTGATTTAACAATTACAGAAGAAAAAGCAAGAATGATAGCATCACAATTTTTATTTGAAGATGAAGATATAAATAAAAAAATAAAAGATTTGAGCGGTGGAGAAAAAGCAAGGGTTTCATTTATAAAAATAATGAGAGAAAAGCCAAATTTTCTTATTTTAGATGAACCAACAAACCATTTAGATATATATTCTAAAGAGGTTTTAATTGAAAGTTTGAAAAATTATGAAGGGACATTAATAGTAGTATCACATGATAGATATTTTTTAGAAAGCTTAATAGAAGTTATATATTTGTTAGATAAAAATGGATTAGAAAAATTTAGTGGGAATTATGAAGCATACAAAAATAGAGGAAAAATTAAGAAAAAAGTTGAAAAGAAAGATAATAGCTATGCTGAACAGAAAAAAATTAAAAGTGAAATAAAAATTAAAGAAAATAGATTGAAAAAAGTTGAAAGATTAATAGAAGAATTAGAAGGAAAAAAAGATGAATTAGAGAAAGAATATGAAAAAGCAGGTAGAGAAAATAGTTATGATAAATTAATAGAATTACAAACTCAAATTGAAGAATTAGATGAAAATATATTAGAAAATATGGAAGAGTGGGAAGAACTAGAGGAATTTTTTAAAAATATATAA